The following are encoded together in the Strix aluco isolate bStrAlu1 chromosome 13, bStrAlu1.hap1, whole genome shotgun sequence genome:
- the HAND1 gene encoding heart- and neural crest derivatives-expressed protein 1: MNLVGGYQHHHHHHHHMLHDPFLFGPAARCHQERSYFPGWVLNPAEGTPELAGQSPSYGPAEYGPARQGRLEALSGRLGRRKGVGGPKKERRRTESINSAFAELRECIPNVPADTKLSKIKTLRLATSYIAYLMEVLAKDSQPGDTEGFKAELKKADGRENKRKRETLPEVYSQPLGHGEKKLKGRTGWPQQVWALELNP; encoded by the exons ATGAACCTGGTGGGGGGctaccagcaccaccaccaccaccaccaccacatgcTGCACGACCCCTTCCTCTTCGGGCCGGCGGCGAGGTGCCACCAGGAGCGCTCCTACTTCCCCGGCTGGGTGCTCAACCCGGCCGAGGGGACCCCCGAGCTCGCCGGGCAAAGCCCGAGCTACGGCCCCGCCGAGTACGGCCCGGCCAGGCAGGGGCGGCTGGAGGCTCTCAGCGGCCGCCTGGGCCGGCGGAAAGGGGTCGGGGGACCCAAGAAAGAGCGACGGAGGACGGAGAGCATCAACAGCGCCTTCGCCGAGCTCCGCGAGTGCATCCCCAACGTGCCCGCCGACACCAAGCTCTCCAAGATCAAGACCCTGCGCCTGGCCACCAGCTACATCGCCTACCTGATGGAGGTGCTGGCCAAGGACAGCCAGCCCGGGGACACCGAGGGCTTCAAAGCCGAGCTCAAGAAGGCCGACGGCAGGGAGAACAAGAGGAAAAGGGAGACG CTGCCCGAGGTCTACTCGCAGCCTTTGGGCCACGGCGAGAAGAAGCTGAAGGGCCGGACGGGTTGGCCCCAGCAGGTCTGGGCTCTGGAACTGAACCCCTGA